The following proteins are encoded in a genomic region of Bufo bufo chromosome 11, aBufBuf1.1, whole genome shotgun sequence:
- the JMJD7 gene encoding bifunctional peptidase and (3S)-lysyl hydroxylase JMJD7, with the protein MAAPAEGTVRRCLRVFSEEVRDLHGTDCVPYLEEPPSPLQFHREWLCPNRPCIIRNAFNNWPALHKWTLDYLRKCVGSKAISVAVTPNGYADAVYDNRFVMPEERTMTFADFLDIIEQRTTSPGVFYIQKQCSNLTEEFPELIGDVESHIPWMSEALGKRPDAVNFWLGESAAITSLHKDHYENLYCVLSGEKHFILHPPSDRPLIPYEMYQPATYKVNEDGTFEVREQESTDKVPWIPVDPLEPDLSLYPSYGETRPLHVTVKAGEMLYLPSLWFHHVRQSHGCIAVNYWYDMEYDIKYHYFQLLDSLTKAAGNS; encoded by the exons ATGGCGGCGCCGGCAGAGGGCACGGTGCGGAGATGTCTGCGGGTCTTCTCTGAGGAGGTCCGCG ATCTTCATGGAACTGACTGTGTCCCATATCTGGAAGAGCCGCCATCTCCTCTGCAGTTTCATAGGGAATGGCTGTGTCCGAACCGGCCGTGTATTATACGCAATGCCTTCAACAACTGGCCGGCGCTGCACAAGTGGACCTTAGATTATCTCCG GAAATGTGTTGGATCCAAAGCTATAAGTGTCGCCGTCACCCCCAATGGCTATGCGGATGCAGTGTACGACAACAGGTTTGTTATGCCAGAAGAAAGAACAATGACATTTGCTGATTTTCTGGATATTATAGAACAGAGAACAACTTCTCCTGGAGTCTTCTACATCCAGAAACAGTGCTCCAACCTTACAGAAGAATTCCCAGAGCTCATTGGAGACGTGGAGAGTCACATTCCATGGATGAGTGAAGCCCTAG GGAAGCGTCCCGATGCAGTGAATTTCTGGCTCGGAGAATCTGCAGCAATAACCTCCT TGCACAAAGATCACTATGAGAACCTATACTGCGTCCTTTCAGGAGAGAAGCATTTTATTCTTCACCCGCCAAGTGACCGCCCCCTTATACCTTATG AGATGTACCAACCTGCCACGTATAAAGTTAATGAAGACGGGACATTTGAGGTTAGAGAGCAGGAGTCTACAGACAAG GTGCCTTGGATTCCGGTTGACCCGCTGGAGCCAGATTTAAGTCTGTATCCATCATACGGCGAAACAAGGCCTCTTCATGTGACTGTGAAGGCTGGGGAAATGCTGTATCTCCCATCTCTTTGGTTTCATCATGTCCGCCAGTCCCATGGTTGTATAGCAG TGAATTACTGGTACGACATGGAATACGACATCAAATACCATTATTTTCAACTACTGGATTCTCTCACTAAAGCTGCAGGAAATTCATGA